A window of Marispirochaeta aestuarii contains these coding sequences:
- a CDS encoding ABC transporter ATP-binding protein, producing the protein MAETESRQPIMRVKNLVKEFPVKIGAFGEKSAIVHAIDGVSFDIYRGETLGLVGESGCGKSTTGFTLLQLYRPTSGTVEYDGVDLSKLKEKELRSVRKNVQIVFQDPYSTLNPRMTIGEALAEPMRVHKICSEKEIQPKVAQLIRDVGLSPNVANRYPHEFSGGQRQRICIARALASDPEFIVCDEPISALDVSIQAQIINLLMDIQEKYNLTYLFIAHDLAVVRHISDRVAVMYLGKLMEIADKKEIFDNPLHPYTTALLSAVPEADPDIERSRKRIILKGDVSNAIDPPSGCRFHTRCRFAAEECKKRVPELVDKGKGHMVACIRLDAIQSEQAGTTE; encoded by the coding sequence ATGGCTGAAACAGAAAGCCGACAGCCGATAATGCGGGTTAAAAACCTGGTAAAAGAGTTTCCAGTCAAAATCGGTGCCTTTGGTGAAAAATCGGCAATCGTGCATGCCATAGATGGAGTTTCCTTCGATATTTACCGGGGAGAAACCCTCGGACTGGTGGGTGAGTCGGGCTGCGGGAAATCTACAACCGGCTTTACCCTGCTGCAGCTGTATCGGCCTACCTCCGGAACAGTTGAATATGACGGAGTCGATCTATCCAAACTCAAGGAAAAGGAACTCCGGAGCGTACGTAAGAACGTGCAGATCGTCTTTCAGGACCCTTATTCCACCTTGAATCCTCGTATGACTATCGGTGAAGCCCTGGCAGAACCCATGCGGGTACACAAGATCTGCTCAGAGAAGGAAATCCAGCCAAAAGTCGCTCAGCTGATCCGGGATGTGGGTCTGAGTCCGAATGTCGCCAACCGCTATCCCCACGAGTTTTCCGGGGGGCAGCGACAGCGTATCTGTATAGCCAGGGCTCTGGCCAGTGATCCTGAGTTTATTGTATGCGATGAGCCGATTTCTGCTCTCGATGTGTCCATTCAGGCCCAGATAATAAATCTGCTGATGGACATTCAGGAAAAATATAATCTTACCTACCTGTTTATTGCCCATGACCTGGCGGTTGTACGGCATATAAGCGATCGTGTCGCGGTTATGTATCTGGGTAAACTCATGGAGATCGCTGACAAGAAGGAGATTTTCGATAATCCATTGCATCCCTACACCACGGCCCTGCTTTCTGCAGTCCCGGAAGCTGACCCCGACATCGAGCGAAGCAGAAAGAGGATTATTCTGAAAGGAGATGTCTCAAATGCAATAGATCCGCCTTCCGGGTGCCGATTTCACACGCGCTGCAGATTTGCGGCGGAGGAGTGCAAAAAGCGTGTACCTGAACTGGTGGATAAAGGAAAGGGGCATATGGTTGCATGTATT
- a CDS encoding ABC transporter ATP-binding protein, protein MAKLLEVENLQTRFKARNGFVYAVNGVSFTLDKGEMLGVVGESGCGKSVSMMSLIKLLPPSAEITNGRVVLDGKDISKANTTEMNRIRGSKVGMIFQDPMTSLNPFMKIGKQLCEGLMYHKSIKKTEAMQRAAKYLELVGISNAEHRLYEYPHQLSGGMRQRVMIAMALLGEPSLVIADEPTTALDVTIQAQIVELVKDLREKMNTSIIWITHDLSLLAGMVDRIMVMYSGFVVEEAKLDDIYKDPRHPYTLGLLKSIPSLKTEAGSRLPSIGGAPPNLFVKPTGCPFAPRCSFKKEICAKQVPPLEIIPGAESGSRHRIACWVDIKTGEVR, encoded by the coding sequence GTGGCTAAACTGCTGGAAGTTGAGAACCTGCAGACACGATTTAAAGCCAGAAACGGTTTTGTGTATGCAGTAAACGGTGTCTCTTTTACCCTTGATAAGGGAGAGATGCTGGGGGTGGTCGGTGAGTCCGGATGCGGCAAGAGTGTATCCATGATGAGCCTTATTAAACTGCTCCCCCCGTCCGCAGAAATTACGAACGGTCGTGTCGTTCTGGACGGAAAAGATATCAGCAAGGCAAATACAACGGAAATGAACAGAATACGGGGTTCGAAGGTGGGGATGATTTTTCAGGATCCCATGACATCGCTGAATCCCTTTATGAAAATCGGAAAACAGCTTTGCGAAGGTCTTATGTATCATAAAAGTATTAAAAAAACCGAGGCTATGCAACGAGCGGCAAAATACCTTGAACTGGTTGGTATTTCCAACGCCGAGCATCGCCTCTACGAGTACCCGCATCAGCTTTCCGGCGGTATGCGGCAGCGCGTTATGATCGCCATGGCGCTTTTGGGGGAACCATCCCTGGTTATCGCCGATGAACCAACGACGGCACTGGATGTAACCATACAGGCCCAGATCGTAGAGCTGGTCAAGGATCTGCGGGAGAAGATGAATACATCCATTATCTGGATTACCCATGACCTCAGCCTCCTTGCCGGAATGGTTGACCGGATAATGGTCATGTATTCAGGTTTCGTTGTAGAAGAGGCAAAGCTCGATGATATTTACAAGGACCCCCGGCATCCATACACCCTGGGACTCCTGAAATCAATACCCAGCCTCAAGACTGAAGCGGGCAGCCGACTGCCTTCCATAGGCGGAGCTCCTCCGAATCTTTTTGTAAAACCGACGGGCTGTCCTTTTGCGCCACGCTGTTCCTTCAAAAAGGAGATCTGCGCGAAACAGGTTCCGCCTCTGGAAATAATCCCCGGGGCGGAGTCGGGATCGCGGCACAGGATTGCCTGCTGGGTTGATATTAAAACCGGGGAGGTGCGGTAA
- a CDS encoding ABC transporter permease has translation MEDKALVLEQEEKQYNLLKDAFDRLVANKLAIIGLAIVFLLFFIALFGPYITPYDFLSQDLQARNQAPSWQHWFGTDDLGRDILSRVIYGARTAVIVAFSTTILSLIIGLIMGSIAGYFGGKVDSFISWLIDVTMSIPSLLLVIVINVSLKPRLVNWMDAQFLLTGNEFFRQTIWADFVLVFGSLALIKWPKAARIIRGQVLSIRNKNYVLAARALGVPTSKLVRKYVVPNALGPIIVFVSASLGEAMVFESSFSFLGVGVRPPIPSWGNMISDGLRVWQLYPHILAAPAIVLAVVIIAFSFLGDGLNDALNPRQWK, from the coding sequence ATGGAAGATAAAGCTCTTGTGCTTGAGCAGGAAGAAAAACAGTACAACCTTCTGAAAGATGCTTTTGATCGCCTTGTTGCCAATAAACTTGCAATAATCGGTCTCGCCATCGTTTTTCTTCTGTTTTTCATTGCACTCTTCGGTCCGTATATTACACCCTACGATTTTCTGTCCCAGGACCTTCAGGCCAGGAATCAGGCTCCTTCGTGGCAGCACTGGTTTGGTACCGATGATCTTGGCAGGGATATATTGAGTCGGGTTATTTACGGTGCTCGTACTGCAGTAATCGTGGCTTTTTCAACGACCATATTGAGTCTGATTATCGGATTGATTATGGGATCAATTGCCGGGTATTTCGGCGGGAAGGTTGATTCCTTCATAAGCTGGCTTATCGACGTTACCATGTCGATCCCTTCGTTGCTGCTGGTTATTGTAATCAACGTGTCCCTTAAGCCGCGGCTGGTAAACTGGATGGATGCACAGTTTCTTCTGACGGGAAACGAATTCTTCCGTCAGACCATCTGGGCCGATTTTGTCCTGGTGTTCGGTTCTCTCGCACTTATCAAATGGCCCAAGGCTGCTCGTATAATACGGGGGCAGGTTCTGTCTATCCGAAACAAGAATTACGTTCTGGCCGCCAGGGCCCTCGGTGTTCCTACCTCAAAGCTCGTGCGCAAGTACGTGGTACCCAATGCCCTTGGACCGATTATCGTGTTTGTGAGTGCCTCACTGGGAGAGGCCATGGTCTTCGAATCCTCCTTCAGCTTCCTCGGTGTAGGTGTCCGCCCTCCCATACCAAGCTGGGGAAACATGATTTCCGATGGACTGCGGGTATGGCAGTTATATCCCCACATTCTGGCTGCTCCCGCCATTGTACTGGCTGTCGTAATTATTGCATTCAGTTTTCTTGGGGATGGATTGAATGACGCCCTGAACCCGCGGCAATGGAAGTAA
- a CDS encoding ABC transporter permease, which translates to MGRYILNRLLRWIPSVLFILLLIYALVFFGAGDPIKLIFLRAPGDVAYDEARVEAIRESAGLNRPFLVQFGGYVWNILHGNFGNSLVSGRSVNSMLKAAVPVTFQIGLSAIFLLSLIGILLGVIAALNQNKLVDNIIVGFALMVWGVPVFVAGPLLIVFLVLVMGMDVPYGWEGLFSPQVIVPLLVLGLNPMALIIRQARAGVLEVLSEDYVRTARAKGLPRHIVVFRHILRPVMTPVVSQIGLLVIATLNNSILIEKVFGLPGLGRLTETAIKSSDYPVILAIVFIFSAVVMASNLLVDIAYPLLDPRAAAKKTGDE; encoded by the coding sequence ATGGGACGCTATATATTGAATAGGCTGCTCCGCTGGATTCCATCGGTGCTGTTTATACTTTTGCTTATTTACGCCCTTGTTTTTTTCGGCGCCGGGGACCCGATTAAACTGATTTTTCTTCGTGCCCCCGGAGATGTCGCCTACGATGAAGCTCGCGTTGAAGCCATACGTGAATCCGCCGGCCTTAATCGACCCTTCCTGGTACAGTTCGGTGGTTATGTCTGGAATATTCTACACGGAAATTTCGGAAACTCCCTGGTTTCCGGCCGTTCGGTAAACTCGATGCTCAAGGCCGCTGTTCCGGTAACCTTTCAGATAGGACTGTCGGCGATCTTTCTTCTATCATTAATAGGAATACTTCTCGGAGTTATTGCAGCTCTGAACCAAAATAAACTGGTGGATAACATAATCGTCGGGTTCGCTCTTATGGTCTGGGGGGTGCCGGTCTTTGTCGCCGGTCCTCTTCTGATTGTTTTTCTCGTTCTGGTTATGGGAATGGATGTACCCTACGGCTGGGAGGGGCTCTTCAGTCCACAGGTTATTGTGCCGCTCCTTGTACTGGGACTCAATCCCATGGCCCTGATTATCCGACAGGCGCGGGCGGGGGTACTGGAAGTCCTGAGTGAAGATTACGTTCGCACCGCCAGGGCCAAGGGCCTTCCGCGGCATATCGTGGTTTTTCGTCATATACTTCGCCCGGTAATGACCCCCGTGGTTAGCCAGATCGGGCTCCTGGTAATTGCGACCCTGAACAACTCCATTCTTATTGAAAAGGTATTCGGACTTCCCGGTCTGGGCCGTTTGACAGAAACTGCAATAAAATCCTCGGACTATCCGGTGATCCTGGCTATTGTCTTTATTTTTTCCGCCGTAGTCATGGCTTCGAATCTGCTGGTGGATATAGCCTATCCTCTGCTTGATCCCAGGGCTGCCGCCAAAAAAACAGGAGATGAGTAA
- a CDS encoding ABC transporter substrate-binding protein: protein MKRCILILLFGLALTGLVFAGGQGDAAAEEAGQVLNIAHPVLQQNWSPLQGGGHSARWQSLWWAAPMYFDKDGNITPYVLSSAESDSSYKTWTLKMNPDAVFSDGSAITVEDVVGTWNLCARPDTKHARIDLFLSGVKGFDDVKLGKADDMTGLAVKDAKTIVVTLSSPDPIFDQKISTALIPPVKISQAEDASGREKSEWWHPDNGVVVSGPFMPESMDLDQGIIVMVPNPNFFGPAPKLDKIVIKTVSDASTATLMLKRGEMDAHTELITPTIIQDLGPGFLGGPPLAKGQQFWLDAHKPPMDDINVRKALIMSVNKEELALAAFPDGPFTPATQILNKVPGVDPDYPEYPFDPEAAKAALAASKYGSAAKLPKIMFVGISTPTHEAAAQYIAEQWRSILGIQGVEMKPAIETYSGPDQKSVQIFRDDVGTRVPDAVSYLMGSIYSGSGNATVKMGGYKNPKIDSLLEEASGKGVKDPARIELAREAQRIFRDEWNYIPYYYDVMSKWAMPWVMNFDKNDDWQVIEPWNVSIDESMKP, encoded by the coding sequence ATGAAAAGATGTATCTTGATCCTTTTGTTCGGACTCGCACTGACGGGTCTTGTATTTGCAGGCGGACAGGGAGATGCCGCTGCTGAAGAAGCAGGGCAGGTCCTGAATATTGCCCATCCGGTGCTGCAGCAGAACTGGTCGCCCCTGCAGGGAGGAGGACACTCCGCCCGCTGGCAGTCCCTCTGGTGGGCAGCCCCCATGTACTTCGACAAGGACGGGAATATCACCCCCTATGTTCTTTCCAGCGCAGAGTCGGATTCCTCGTACAAAACCTGGACACTGAAAATGAATCCCGATGCGGTCTTCTCCGACGGCTCAGCCATAACCGTGGAAGATGTTGTGGGAACCTGGAACCTGTGTGCCCGTCCGGATACCAAGCATGCCCGAATTGACCTCTTTCTCAGCGGGGTCAAGGGCTTTGACGACGTAAAGCTTGGCAAAGCTGACGACATGACCGGGCTTGCTGTTAAAGATGCCAAGACCATTGTGGTTACACTGTCTTCTCCCGATCCTATTTTCGATCAGAAGATCTCGACAGCCCTGATTCCTCCGGTAAAGATTTCCCAGGCTGAGGATGCTTCCGGTCGGGAAAAATCTGAATGGTGGCATCCGGACAACGGAGTAGTTGTATCCGGTCCCTTCATGCCGGAATCCATGGATCTTGATCAGGGAATTATTGTGATGGTTCCGAATCCCAACTTCTTTGGTCCTGCACCGAAGCTCGACAAGATCGTAATTAAAACCGTTTCCGACGCAAGTACGGCTACCCTTATGCTGAAACGCGGAGAAATGGATGCCCACACCGAGCTGATTACTCCCACGATTATCCAGGATCTTGGCCCCGGCTTTCTTGGCGGACCTCCTCTTGCCAAGGGCCAGCAGTTCTGGCTGGATGCGCATAAGCCTCCCATGGACGACATCAACGTGCGCAAGGCACTGATCATGTCGGTCAACAAGGAAGAGCTTGCCCTTGCAGCCTTCCCGGACGGACCTTTTACCCCGGCTACCCAGATCCTGAACAAGGTTCCCGGTGTAGATCCTGATTATCCCGAGTATCCCTTTGATCCGGAGGCTGCCAAAGCTGCTCTTGCCGCATCCAAATACGGCAGTGCTGCAAAACTGCCAAAAATCATGTTTGTAGGAATTAGTACTCCCACTCATGAAGCGGCAGCGCAGTACATAGCCGAACAGTGGAGAAGCATCCTCGGTATTCAGGGCGTGGAAATGAAACCCGCCATCGAGACCTACTCCGGTCCCGACCAGAAAAGTGTACAGATCTTTCGTGACGATGTCGGGACCCGTGTTCCCGATGCCGTTTCCTATCTGATGGGTTCTATTTATTCCGGTTCGGGAAATGCAACCGTCAAGATGGGGGGATACAAAAATCCCAAAATTGATTCTCTTCTGGAAGAGGCATCCGGAAAGGGAGTTAAAGATCCCGCAAGAATCGAACTTGCCCGGGAAGCTCAGCGGATCTTCCGGGACGAATGGAACTACATTCCCTATTACTATGATGTCATGTCCAAATGGGCCATGCCCTGGGTTATGAACTTCGACAAGAACGATGACTGGCAGGTTATCGAGCCCTGGAATGTGAGTATTGACGAGTCAATGAAGCCGTAA
- a CDS encoding dihydrodipicolinate synthase family protein — protein MSISTFVALVTAFREDESVNFEKIRDEARRQIAAGNDIFACGTNGDFSSLTFDEKVKVVESCAAVTQGKNRLIANAGCPSTHETILLAREFARIGVEAVAAITPYFISCTQEGLYRHYSRIADSLPVPVFIYEIPARTGNSIDVDTVARLAKHPNVKGVKDSSGKKERLDALAQVVAENPGFELYAGTDSLILYGLRKGASGCVSGLANVIPSWIRNVADSFESGDAEAADAAQERVNRFREALYAPGYPPAMVKRILYLLDREVGNNRLPSLVPSTEVDAALNEVIDNFGLERAWHA, from the coding sequence ATGAGTATTTCGACCTTTGTAGCCCTGGTTACGGCCTTCCGGGAAGACGAATCCGTCAATTTCGAAAAGATCAGGGATGAGGCCCGCCGGCAGATAGCAGCCGGAAACGACATATTCGCCTGCGGCACCAACGGAGATTTTTCCAGCCTTACTTTCGATGAAAAGGTAAAAGTCGTGGAATCCTGTGCTGCCGTTACGCAGGGGAAAAACCGGCTGATTGCGAATGCGGGCTGCCCGTCAACCCACGAAACAATTCTCCTGGCCAGGGAGTTTGCCCGGATCGGGGTTGAGGCCGTCGCCGCCATTACCCCATATTTCATCTCCTGTACCCAGGAAGGGCTCTACCGTCATTACTCGCGGATAGCTGATTCCCTTCCGGTTCCCGTGTTCATTTACGAGATCCCTGCGCGGACGGGAAACTCGATAGATGTGGACACCGTCGCCCGACTGGCAAAACATCCGAACGTAAAGGGAGTCAAGGATTCCAGCGGAAAAAAGGAACGCCTGGATGCTCTGGCCCAGGTAGTGGCGGAAAACCCGGGATTTGAACTCTACGCCGGAACCGATTCACTTATCCTCTATGGACTGCGGAAGGGTGCTTCCGGATGTGTATCCGGTCTGGCGAATGTGATTCCATCCTGGATCCGTAATGTGGCGGACAGCTTTGAATCGGGCGACGCCGAAGCGGCCGATGCCGCCCAGGAAAGGGTCAACCGGTTCAGGGAAGCCCTCTATGCTCCGGGATATCCCCCCGCCATGGTCAAGCGTATCCTCTACCTGCTTGACAGGGAGGTTGGAAACAACCGGCTGCCATCCCTTGTTCCATCGACTGAAGTAGATGCGGCATTGAACGAGGTTATTGACAATTTTGGTCTTGAGCGTGCCTGGCATGCTTAA
- a CDS encoding iron-containing alcohol dehydrogenase — protein MKGFSFSAPKNVFFGEGELKRVPEILLSILNPEKSGTVLVLTDSGFGKTGIPSSLAKSIADAGFRTELADSVPPEPYSEDIETLASSLGSRNICCIVGLGGGSVLDTAKFLSILLKWGGTVATLMESGAPGAGLPCVMVPTTAGTGSESTPNAIVALKEKQLKVGVVSPFFMPDYVVLDPAVTRTLPPALTASTGVDAYCHVLECYISNKANPHSDMVALEGIRLIDGAIREACRNGDNMQARADMLLGSFYGGMAIASSGTTAVHALSYPLGGRYRIPHGVSNAILLVPVIEFNKTAVRDKLLKVAGTVGIEPGADPSSTVDRYIEHLRKMMREIKIPSSMAEFGIKPDKIPELSEAAFQVKRLLNNNPKEMSIKDIEALYESIR, from the coding sequence GTGAAAGGCTTTTCTTTTTCAGCTCCAAAAAACGTATTCTTTGGGGAGGGTGAACTCAAACGCGTTCCGGAAATCCTTCTTTCCATATTGAATCCCGAAAAAAGCGGAACAGTTCTTGTCTTGACGGATTCCGGTTTCGGCAAAACCGGTATTCCCTCATCCCTTGCAAAGAGTATTGCAGATGCAGGTTTCAGGACCGAACTTGCCGACTCGGTTCCTCCGGAGCCATATTCCGAAGATATCGAGACCCTGGCCTCATCCCTGGGCAGCAGGAATATCTGCTGTATCGTCGGTCTGGGCGGCGGCAGCGTACTGGATACCGCCAAGTTTCTTTCGATTCTGCTGAAGTGGGGAGGTACCGTCGCTACCCTTATGGAGTCCGGTGCTCCCGGGGCGGGGCTGCCTTGTGTTATGGTTCCAACAACAGCCGGCACCGGATCGGAATCGACACCCAATGCGATTGTCGCTTTAAAGGAAAAACAGCTCAAGGTAGGGGTGGTCAGTCCCTTCTTCATGCCGGATTATGTGGTGCTCGATCCCGCCGTGACCAGAACCCTTCCTCCTGCACTTACTGCATCGACCGGTGTTGATGCCTATTGCCATGTTCTTGAGTGCTATATCTCCAACAAAGCCAATCCCCACAGCGACATGGTCGCGCTGGAGGGGATTCGCCTTATCGACGGAGCGATCCGTGAAGCCTGCAGGAACGGTGATAATATGCAGGCCCGGGCGGATATGCTGCTGGGATCTTTCTATGGAGGAATGGCCATTGCCTCTTCCGGAACGACCGCCGTCCACGCTCTGTCCTACCCCCTGGGCGGCCGCTACCGGATTCCCCATGGTGTTTCCAATGCCATTCTGCTGGTACCGGTCATCGAGTTCAACAAGACCGCGGTCCGGGACAAGCTTCTGAAGGTTGCCGGGACAGTCGGCATTGAACCAGGTGCTGATCCTTCCTCTACAGTGGACAGATATATCGAGCATCTTCGTAAAATGATGCGGGAGATTAAAATCCCCTCCAGTATGGCCGAGTTCGGCATAAAACCGGATAAAATCCCCGAACTATCGGAAGCGGCTTTTCAGGTCAAACGTCTTTTAAACAATAATCCGAAAGAGATGAGCATTAAAGATATTGAAGCACTCTATGAGAGTATACGTTAA
- a CDS encoding tripartite tricarboxylate transporter permease, with protein sequence MYSAFIEGLTNVAFNPFILLLIFSGVGVGIVFGSVPGLTATMSIVMFLPMTYTMTPIQGISTLVALYIGGISGGLISAILLNIPGTPSSVATCFDGAPMAKNGMAGKALGTGIVFSFFGTLIGIGILVFMAPKVASFALKFGAYEYCALAIFSLSLVIALTGDDIVKGLISAILGCMFATIGLSPIDSRARFTFGSVNLTAGFKLLVFLIGLFAITEVVKYAEQVRNNNEAEVNEDFKIRGFGFSLKEFFSQWFNTIRSALIGVGIGILPGIGGGPACMISYTVAKNSSKHSDKFGTGIMDGVVASESANNASIGGAMIPLLSLGIPGDAVTAMLLGGLMVHDIAPGPLIFDRNGPVVYGIFVAMVIAAVAMLILEFGGMRVFIRILKIPKQYLFPLIVILCCVGAIGDSNSIFDVWGVLLFGLVGYGLIKAGVPLTPMILGFILGPMFEMNLRKSSQLFAMDAFSLFSRPIALVFLAITAVTVTLNIRATLKREIAVLPE encoded by the coding sequence ATGTATTCTGCGTTTATAGAAGGATTGACGAACGTCGCCTTCAATCCGTTTATCCTGTTATTGATTTTTTCCGGAGTCGGGGTGGGTATTGTTTTCGGATCTGTTCCGGGACTTACTGCCACGATGTCGATAGTGATGTTTCTTCCCATGACCTATACGATGACCCCCATACAGGGAATTTCAACCCTTGTGGCCCTGTATATAGGCGGTATTTCGGGAGGCCTTATCTCGGCTATTCTGCTCAATATTCCGGGTACACCTTCGTCTGTTGCGACCTGCTTTGACGGGGCACCCATGGCGAAGAATGGTATGGCCGGCAAAGCCCTTGGTACAGGAATTGTTTTTTCCTTCTTCGGCACCCTGATCGGAATCGGGATTCTGGTGTTTATGGCCCCGAAGGTTGCGAGTTTTGCACTGAAATTCGGAGCATATGAATATTGTGCGCTGGCAATCTTCTCCCTTTCCCTTGTAATAGCATTAACGGGTGATGATATTGTAAAAGGTCTTATCAGCGCCATTCTCGGCTGCATGTTCGCCACTATAGGGCTATCGCCGATAGACTCCAGAGCCCGTTTTACCTTCGGATCTGTTAACCTGACTGCGGGATTCAAGCTGCTGGTTTTTCTGATCGGTCTCTTTGCAATAACCGAAGTGGTAAAATATGCAGAACAGGTACGTAACAATAACGAAGCGGAAGTAAATGAGGATTTCAAAATCAGAGGATTCGGTTTTTCCTTGAAGGAATTCTTCTCCCAGTGGTTCAACACGATACGTTCAGCCCTGATCGGCGTTGGTATCGGGATTCTGCCCGGGATCGGCGGTGGTCCGGCCTGTATGATTTCGTACACGGTCGCGAAAAACAGCTCCAAACATTCGGACAAGTTCGGTACTGGTATAATGGATGGTGTTGTGGCATCGGAATCGGCGAATAATGCGAGTATTGGGGGTGCCATGATTCCACTGTTGTCCCTGGGAATTCCCGGTGATGCAGTTACTGCCATGCTGCTCGGCGGTCTCATGGTTCATGATATCGCACCGGGACCGCTCATTTTCGACAGGAACGGACCGGTGGTATATGGCATTTTTGTCGCGATGGTCATAGCTGCCGTAGCCATGCTTATTCTCGAGTTCGGGGGAATGAGGGTATTTATACGGATCCTGAAAATTCCCAAGCAGTACCTGTTTCCTCTGATAGTGATTCTTTGTTGTGTCGGTGCCATCGGCGACAGTAACAGTATTTTCGACGTCTGGGGTGTCCTCCTGTTCGGGCTTGTCGGGTACGGTCTTATCAAGGCCGGGGTTCCGTTGACGCCAATGATCCTCGGTTTCATACTCGGGCCCATGTTCGAGATGAATCTTAGAAAATCGTCTCAGCTGTTTGCCATGGATGCTTTTTCTCTCTTCTCACGGCCAATAGCACTTGTTTTTCTTGCCATTACAGCGGTTACCGTTACCCTTAACATCCGGGCAACCCTGAAGCGCGAGATTGCCGTTTTGCCCGAGTAG
- a CDS encoding tripartite tricarboxylate transporter TctB family protein, which produces MTYRTNIVAGSSLSIFSVLYLYFSFDIVPFLGLGATPLDATFIPRFWGICLLALSLSLLLRGFRGRRIAIKEGMDISTEKLTLRDFYNRNYEVILTFVGLGVYTALLGYVGFTIMSILFIFFLSVLLTPPGKRNYRTAAIIAIVSSVVIDFLFVRLLSVLLPRGILGF; this is translated from the coding sequence TTGACCTATCGAACCAACATTGTGGCAGGCAGTTCCTTGTCCATTTTTTCTGTACTCTATCTGTATTTTTCTTTTGATATCGTGCCTTTTCTTGGATTGGGGGCCACTCCTCTGGATGCCACATTCATTCCGAGATTTTGGGGTATCTGTCTTCTGGCGTTGAGCCTCAGTCTCTTATTGCGAGGGTTCAGGGGCAGGAGGATTGCTATAAAAGAGGGCATGGATATTTCAACAGAAAAACTGACCTTAAGAGATTTCTATAACCGAAATTACGAAGTGATTCTGACCTTTGTCGGTCTAGGGGTATATACCGCTTTATTGGGATATGTCGGTTTCACGATAATGTCGATTCTTTTTATCTTCTTTTTATCAGTATTACTTACACCTCCAGGTAAGAGGAATTACAGGACCGCAGCGATTATTGCGATCGTTTCTTCTGTGGTGATCGATTTTCTCTTTGTAAGATTGTTATCTGTTCTTCTGCCCAGGGGCATTCTCGGATTCTAA